The following coding sequences are from one Rhipicephalus microplus isolate Deutch F79 chromosome 3, USDA_Rmic, whole genome shotgun sequence window:
- the Mocs2A gene encoding molybdenum cofactor synthesis 2A: MRPEVPVRLLLFAKARELAGASEASLVVPAVLRDVEELKAVIFDAFPKLVALQRSAVIAVNESYVDSGVEVTLRQGDEVAFIPPISGG; this comes from the coding sequence ATGCGGCCGGAAGTGCCCGTGCGATTGCTGCTTTTCGCCAAGGCCCGAGAACTAGCCGGCGCCTCGGAGGCTTCGCTCGTCGTGCCAGCCGTGCTTCGAGACGTCGAGGAGCTGAAAGCGGTCATCTTCGACGCCTTTCCGAAGCTCGTGGCTCTGCAACGGAGTGCCGTGATCGCCGTGAACGAGTCTTACGTCGATTCGGGAGTCGAGGTGACGCTCAGACAAGGAGACGAGGTCGCATTTATACCTCCTATCAGCGGCGGCTGA
- the Mocs2B gene encoding molybdenum cofactor synthesis 2B, which yields MDYVELSAGKLDVDSVLTKVGSPDCGAISLFLGTTRNHFEGKRVCKLSYEAYSPMAKREMIRICGSVRRQWRVKNVALIHRLGDVPVGEASVVIAISSEHRQEAQEAVKYAIDEVKRRVPVWKKEHYDDGDQEWKENKECFWIARR from the coding sequence ATGGATTACGTAGAACTGTCGGCCGGCAAGCTCGACGTCGACTCGGTGTTGACCAAGGTCGGATCGCCGGACTGTGGTGCCATTTCGCTTTTCCTCGGCACGACGCGAAACCATTTCGAGGGAAAGCGCGTTTGCAAGCTGAGCTACGAGGCGTACTCTCCCATGGCGAAACGCGAGATGATCCGCATCTGTGGCTCTGTGCGGCGACAATGGCGCGTCAAGAATGTCGCGCTCATTCACAGGCTTGGCGACGTGCCTGTGGGCGAGGCGAGCGTTGTTATCGCCATCTCCTCCGAACACAGGCAGGAGGCTCAAGAGGCTGTGAAATACGCCATCGACGAGGTCAAACGTCGCGTGCCCGTGTGGAAGAAAGAACACTACGACGATGGTGACCAGGAGTGGAAGGAGAATAAGGAGTGCTTCTGGATCGCGCGTCGGTGa